One genomic region from Flagellimonas oceani encodes:
- a CDS encoding ABC transporter permease produces MFLNNLKIAWRSILKNKLFSFINVIGLSIGLCSALVIGAIVYFDFSFDTFHKDRDRIYRVTTLFESGENEFSNRGVSVPLMKEFKDGISDVEVSAPFMSTFFSTIENKSQDLVFRNENDAILADGAYFEIFDYKWLAGDKKTALSEPAQVVLTKVKAEKYFPHKNTTEVIGQTLIYNDSISVKVMGIVGDLEQNSDLRFTEFMSLSSAKFFGESDFTTSDAWNSTSSGDQLFFKVREGAGVSNIQSRLDDLAKEHKNREPWAINDERWFKIQPFSEIHFGGAHGDYPFNNSNHVASMKVLKSLAFIALFLLLLGCANFINLNSAQALTRAKEIGIRKTLGSSKKQVVRQFFGETFILTLLATVLSLVMAPFLLRQFMDFLPSGIDLSVLYSAQGILGILLLMLLVCLLSGFYPAFVLSKFRPVSVLKGQFSKGDKGVRLRKTLTAFQFVVAQVFVIATLLVAKQLHFLMEKDMGIKTDAVAYVNLPWDDRSEVKKERVFNHIKNIKGISNVSLGDNPPASNNMSSTMLSYYKDGNETHQEAQMLTGDTSYLKTYGIPLIAGRERLNDSIDEYVVNETFARAIGFQNTQEVVGTTVKLDTVKISIVGLMKDFNQRSLRSEIRPLAVRGHYGSGFGGIHFDLGKNPEQWTQIVDEAEQVLASVYPDEELEVRFMDETVKGFYRQEKSTVQLLKWATGLAILISCLGLMGLVVYTTERRVKEIGVRKVLGANLAQLNVLLCKEFLVLVGVAFAIAVPISWYLVEEWIQNFAYKTELSWWVFLASGIGMAVVAMLVTGARTYKTANINPIESLRNE; encoded by the coding sequence ATGTTTTTGAACAACCTAAAAATAGCTTGGAGAAGTATTCTCAAGAACAAATTGTTTTCCTTTATCAATGTGATCGGGCTTTCCATTGGGCTCTGTTCCGCCCTTGTAATAGGAGCCATTGTTTATTTTGATTTTTCGTTTGATACATTTCATAAAGATAGAGACCGCATCTACCGGGTGACCACGCTTTTTGAATCCGGTGAGAATGAATTTTCGAACCGTGGTGTCTCCGTGCCCTTGATGAAGGAGTTCAAGGACGGAATTTCGGATGTAGAGGTATCGGCTCCATTTATGAGCACCTTTTTCTCTACCATCGAAAACAAGTCCCAAGATCTTGTTTTCAGAAATGAGAACGATGCCATTTTGGCCGATGGGGCCTATTTTGAGATTTTCGATTACAAATGGTTGGCCGGAGATAAAAAAACGGCCCTATCCGAACCCGCCCAAGTCGTGTTGACAAAGGTCAAGGCCGAGAAATATTTCCCCCATAAGAACACCACCGAGGTAATAGGGCAAACCTTGATCTACAACGACTCCATTAGCGTAAAGGTGATGGGCATTGTGGGTGACCTCGAACAAAACAGTGATCTCAGGTTTACCGAATTTATGTCCTTGTCTTCGGCCAAATTTTTTGGCGAGAGTGATTTTACAACCAGCGATGCCTGGAACAGTACAAGCTCGGGAGACCAGCTTTTTTTTAAGGTAAGGGAAGGAGCCGGTGTTTCCAACATTCAATCTCGGTTGGATGATCTGGCCAAAGAACATAAAAACAGGGAACCTTGGGCCATTAATGATGAAAGATGGTTCAAGATTCAACCATTTTCTGAAATACATTTCGGCGGAGCACATGGCGATTACCCCTTCAATAATTCCAACCATGTGGCAAGCATGAAGGTGTTGAAGAGCCTTGCCTTTATTGCACTGTTCTTATTATTGTTGGGTTGTGCAAACTTCATCAACCTAAATTCCGCGCAGGCACTTACCCGAGCCAAGGAAATAGGGATAAGGAAAACACTGGGAAGCTCCAAAAAACAAGTGGTTCGACAATTCTTCGGCGAAACGTTCATACTGACTTTATTGGCAACGGTACTATCGCTAGTGATGGCACCATTTCTTTTGCGCCAGTTCATGGATTTCTTGCCAAGCGGCATTGATTTATCGGTACTGTACAGCGCACAGGGCATATTGGGAATATTGCTCTTAATGCTCTTGGTGTGCCTGCTCTCTGGATTTTATCCGGCCTTTGTATTGTCCAAATTTAGGCCGGTATCGGTGCTTAAAGGTCAGTTTTCAAAAGGGGATAAAGGAGTCCGGTTACGTAAAACACTTACCGCTTTCCAGTTCGTCGTAGCGCAAGTATTTGTCATCGCCACCCTCTTGGTCGCAAAACAGTTACATTTTTTAATGGAGAAGGACATGGGGATAAAAACAGATGCGGTTGCTTATGTAAACCTGCCTTGGGACGATAGGTCCGAAGTCAAGAAAGAACGGGTCTTTAACCATATAAAGAACATAAAAGGGATTTCAAATGTGAGTTTGGGCGATAATCCGCCCGCCTCCAACAATATGTCCTCCACCATGCTTTCCTATTATAAAGATGGCAATGAAACACATCAGGAAGCGCAAATGCTCACCGGGGACACATCCTATTTAAAAACGTATGGCATCCCTCTGATTGCCGGCAGGGAAAGGTTAAACGACAGTATCGATGAATACGTGGTCAACGAAACATTTGCACGGGCCATTGGTTTTCAGAATACGCAAGAGGTCGTCGGGACCACCGTTAAATTGGACACTGTAAAAATTTCCATAGTAGGACTAATGAAGGATTTCAATCAAAGATCTCTCCGTTCAGAAATAAGGCCCTTGGCCGTGAGAGGCCATTATGGAAGCGGATTTGGCGGTATCCATTTTGATCTGGGCAAAAACCCCGAACAGTGGACCCAGATTGTTGATGAGGCGGAGCAAGTATTAGCCTCCGTTTATCCAGACGAAGAGTTGGAGGTTAGGTTTATGGATGAAACGGTGAAAGGATTCTACAGACAGGAGAAAAGTACCGTCCAACTTTTAAAATGGGCAACAGGATTGGCCATATTGATCAGTTGTCTGGGGCTTATGGGCCTTGTAGTCTATACAACGGAAAGAAGAGTAAAGGAAATAGGGGTACGTAAAGTGTTGGGGGCCAACCTGGCCCAATTGAACGTCTTGTTGTGCAAGGAGTTTTTGGTCTTGGTAGGCGTCGCCTTCGCCATCGCAGTGCCCATCTCTTGGTATCTGGTGGAGGAATGGATTCAAAACTTTGCTTACAAGACCGAACTGAGCTGGTGGGTTTTCTTGGCGAGCGGAATCGGAATGGCCGTGGTAGCTATGTTGGTTACCGGAGCAAGAACCTATAAAACAGCCAATATAAATCCAATAGAAAGCTTAAGGAACGAATAG
- a CDS encoding ABC transporter permease, giving the protein MFKNNIKIAWRSLKKQPFFTFLNIFGLAIGMAGGLLLGLYIYDDLSHDKMFTDAERIYRINAYMKFGGTEENTSEVSAPMAQALVNDIPQVEMATRFRNIGSVFIRPQEVTDNVREPQVAYADSTFFKMFGIDLLYGDERTALVEPNTLIMTRTAAEKHFPINQAVGQTLIINDDEVYTVTGVLDDLPKNSIFRDKTTFLSMSGYEDAQLAEWGNHNYYTFVKLVPGAKGEDIQQEMQTMVGKYLIPYAQRFFPGITEQQFLDSGNYVNYSTIPLMDIHLYSKRSPEFSTVSDIKNVYILGAIALILLVLASVNFMNLSTAHSLKRSKEVGIRKTLGSQRSGLIGQFLTESGLIALGSLIFALLIAALVMPLYNDLAGKELSIPYSNPVFWLILILATLVLGLFSGSYPAFFMSRFVAAKVLKGQGDNSIGGGRVRNALVIFQFSISVFLIMGTLTVFQQLRFIQGKDLGYGKNQVLVIGGVNGLEGKRQAFKDAVVRLSQVNTATLSSYLPTPSSRSSGTYMLAENRSQEKSINMQQWTVDEDYLSTIGLSLVSGRAFDLDRFATDSSAVILNEKAVAVLGKTPESVIGTQFVGGLVGVEEEEGNFTTVIGVVKDFHYETLRDEVGSLALFHGGESASNLAIKLNGGDVSQTVAQIENIWRDMAPTQPFDHYFMDDSFNSSYDAEQRLGRIFMIFTLLSIIIACLGLLGLATFNAQKRVKEIGVRKVLGAGVGQIVYRLSVDFLKLVGLAVVIALPLGWYAMNRWLEDFSYRIDIPWWIFVLSALLAVGVALVTVSYQSIKAAIVNPVKSLRTE; this is encoded by the coding sequence ATGTTCAAAAACAACATAAAAATAGCCTGGAGAAGCCTAAAAAAGCAGCCATTCTTCACCTTCCTCAACATATTTGGATTAGCTATAGGAATGGCTGGTGGGCTTTTGCTAGGCCTTTATATTTATGATGACCTGAGCCACGACAAAATGTTCACGGATGCGGAACGCATCTACCGAATAAATGCATATATGAAATTCGGCGGTACCGAGGAAAATACATCAGAAGTATCGGCCCCCATGGCACAGGCATTGGTAAACGACATACCCCAAGTGGAAATGGCCACAAGGTTCAGGAACATAGGGAGCGTATTTATCCGCCCCCAAGAGGTAACGGACAACGTGCGAGAGCCGCAGGTGGCCTATGCAGACTCTACATTCTTTAAAATGTTCGGAATCGACCTGTTGTACGGCGATGAGCGTACCGCATTGGTAGAGCCCAATACCTTGATCATGACACGCACCGCGGCAGAAAAACACTTCCCTATAAACCAAGCCGTAGGGCAAACATTGATAATCAATGATGATGAGGTCTACACAGTTACAGGTGTATTGGACGATTTGCCCAAAAACTCCATTTTTAGGGACAAGACAACTTTTTTATCTATGTCCGGATATGAAGATGCACAACTTGCGGAATGGGGAAACCATAATTATTACACTTTCGTAAAACTAGTGCCCGGGGCCAAGGGAGAGGATATACAGCAAGAGATGCAGACCATGGTCGGCAAGTACCTGATTCCATATGCGCAACGGTTTTTTCCCGGTATAACGGAACAGCAGTTTTTGGATTCGGGAAATTATGTGAACTACTCCACCATCCCATTAATGGATATTCATTTGTATTCAAAGAGGAGCCCAGAGTTCAGTACGGTTAGCGATATCAAAAATGTTTATATCCTTGGCGCTATCGCTTTGATTCTTTTGGTGCTGGCAAGCGTTAATTTTATGAACCTTTCCACGGCCCATTCCCTTAAACGGTCAAAAGAAGTCGGTATCCGAAAAACATTGGGTTCCCAGCGTAGTGGATTAATTGGTCAATTCTTGACCGAATCTGGACTGATAGCTTTAGGCTCATTGATTTTTGCACTTTTGATTGCCGCCCTTGTAATGCCACTGTACAACGACCTTGCCGGCAAAGAGTTGTCCATCCCCTATTCCAACCCTGTCTTTTGGCTGATTTTGATCCTGGCAACTTTGGTTCTTGGATTGTTCTCGGGCAGTTATCCGGCATTCTTTATGTCGCGTTTTGTTGCCGCAAAGGTACTGAAGGGCCAAGGGGACAATTCCATTGGCGGCGGTAGGGTAAGAAACGCACTTGTCATATTTCAGTTTAGTATATCCGTATTTCTGATTATGGGAACCCTAACGGTTTTTCAGCAATTGCGTTTTATACAAGGAAAAGACCTTGGTTATGGAAAAAACCAAGTATTGGTTATTGGCGGTGTAAACGGACTGGAAGGGAAAAGGCAGGCGTTTAAAGATGCGGTGGTTCGACTTAGCCAGGTTAATACCGCTACGTTGAGCAGCTATTTGCCCACACCATCTTCGCGTAGCAGCGGAACCTACATGTTAGCGGAAAATCGTAGTCAGGAAAAATCCATCAATATGCAACAATGGACGGTTGATGAAGATTATCTATCAACAATCGGACTATCCCTTGTTTCCGGTAGGGCTTTTGATCTGGACAGGTTTGCTACGGATTCTTCGGCAGTAATTCTTAATGAAAAAGCCGTCGCCGTTTTGGGAAAAACACCAGAAAGCGTAATCGGCACCCAGTTTGTGGGAGGTTTGGTGGGAGTTGAGGAAGAAGAGGGTAATTTCACCACTGTAATTGGGGTGGTCAAGGATTTTCATTATGAGACGCTTAGGGATGAGGTGGGCTCATTGGCCCTTTTCCATGGGGGTGAATCTGCCAGCAACCTTGCCATTAAACTCAATGGTGGAGATGTTTCCCAGACCGTCGCCCAAATTGAAAACATTTGGAGGGATATGGCGCCGACCCAGCCATTTGACCATTATTTCATGGATGACTCCTTCAATTCCAGTTATGATGCGGAACAGCGCTTGGGACGGATATTTATGATATTTACCCTCCTATCCATTATAATCGCTTGTTTGGGATTATTGGGTCTGGCCACCTTTAACGCTCAAAAGCGGGTGAAGGAAATCGGGGTGAGAAAAGTATTGGGTGCCGGTGTTGGACAGATCGTTTACAGACTGTCCGTAGACTTTTTAAAACTTGTTGGCCTAGCTGTGGTTATCGCCTTGCCCTTGGGCTGGTACGCCATGAATAGATGGCTGGAAGACTTCTCTTACCGAATAGACATTCCGTGGTGGATTTTTGTGCTATCGGCATTGTTGGCCGTGGGAGTGGCATTGGTAACAGTGAGTTATCAAAGTATAAAAGCGGCAATCGTGAATCCGGTGAAGAGCCTAAGAACGGAATAA
- a CDS encoding ABC transporter permease: protein MLKNYIKIAWRNLAKNKGYTIINVGGLALGMAVTLIIGLWVKDELSYNNYNTNKDKIAQIFQSQTFNGETGTGPAIPRPLEKAFRDGYMDNFEYLVMSSWNTAQYLKYKETSISRDGYFMQREAPEILDIKILKGERDGVREINSIMLNESTARALFGEEDPIGKVVEVNSQYDMMVSAVYEDLPFNASFNDAEFIMPWDKYVSVNEWIKNAEDQWGNNSFQMFVQIADNTTMESVTSKILEVKQKLNENSREFNAQMFLFPMKDWHLRSNFENGKQAGGRIKYVWLFGIIGGFVLLLACINFMNLSTARSEKRAKEVGIRKSIGSQRSQLINQFLGESFLVVLFAFAIAVLIVVASLSGFNNLARKEISFPWGSLAFWGVSLLFIMVTALLAGSYPALYLSSFRPVDVLKGTFKAGKHSGLPRKILVVVQFTVSVAFIIGTVIVMQQINYAKNRPIGYDKEGLVQIPTMSQDFTGKFELMRDEFINSGAVVEMSTSSAPTTNIWSNRSGFVWEGKPEGFQEDLAWTEVSPEYAKSLNLKIVEGRDFSREFPSDSNAVLINETAVKYMGLKNPIGKFIKDDDEEDPSPPLKIIGVVQDMIAQSPYEPVKQGMYVFDKYGNASYYNMRLNPNQSASQNLAVIERVFKEHFPNIPFQYDFVDEEYAEKFASEERIGTLSGIFTALAILISCLGLFGLTSFVAEQRTKEIGVRKVLGASVFNVWNMLSKDFLKLVIISCFIAVPIAYYVMNGWLQEYPYRVILKWWIFGLAMLGALAVTVLTVSFQAIRAAKSNPVKSLRTE, encoded by the coding sequence ATGTTAAAGAACTATATCAAAATCGCCTGGAGAAACCTTGCCAAGAACAAGGGCTATACCATAATCAATGTAGGGGGGCTTGCCTTGGGCATGGCGGTAACGCTCATTATCGGTCTATGGGTAAAAGATGAGCTGAGCTACAACAATTACAACACCAACAAGGACAAAATTGCCCAAATATTCCAATCGCAAACATTCAATGGTGAAACTGGTACCGGGCCTGCTATACCAAGGCCATTGGAGAAAGCCTTCAGGGATGGCTATATGGATAATTTTGAGTATTTGGTGATGTCTTCGTGGAATACCGCCCAATATTTGAAATACAAGGAAACAAGCATCTCGCGCGACGGTTATTTTATGCAGCGGGAAGCTCCCGAAATCCTTGATATAAAAATTTTAAAGGGAGAAAGGGACGGTGTTCGGGAAATCAATTCCATAATGTTGAACGAGTCCACCGCAAGGGCACTTTTTGGGGAGGAAGACCCGATCGGGAAGGTGGTTGAAGTCAATAGCCAATACGATATGATGGTCTCCGCCGTTTACGAGGACCTTCCTTTTAACGCCTCTTTTAATGATGCAGAATTTATTATGCCATGGGACAAATATGTTTCGGTGAACGAATGGATAAAAAATGCCGAAGATCAATGGGGAAACAATTCGTTTCAGATGTTTGTCCAAATCGCGGATAATACAACCATGGAATCCGTTACCTCAAAAATTCTGGAAGTAAAACAAAAGCTAAACGAAAACTCCAGGGAATTCAACGCACAAATGTTTCTATTTCCAATGAAGGATTGGCACCTGCGCAGCAATTTCGAAAACGGGAAGCAGGCTGGGGGCAGAATCAAATATGTTTGGTTGTTTGGAATTATCGGAGGATTTGTACTGCTTTTGGCCTGTATCAACTTTATGAACCTGAGTACGGCCCGCTCCGAGAAGAGGGCCAAGGAAGTAGGGATTAGAAAGTCTATCGGCTCACAGCGTTCCCAATTGATCAACCAGTTTTTGGGCGAATCCTTTTTGGTGGTATTATTTGCATTCGCGATCGCGGTATTGATTGTTGTGGCGTCGTTGAGCGGGTTCAATAATTTGGCAAGAAAAGAAATATCCTTCCCTTGGGGCTCCCTTGCATTTTGGGGAGTTTCTTTGCTCTTTATAATGGTCACCGCTCTTTTGGCGGGCAGCTATCCCGCTCTTTATTTATCTTCTTTTAGACCTGTGGACGTTTTAAAGGGAACTTTCAAGGCAGGAAAGCACTCCGGTTTACCAAGAAAAATTTTGGTGGTGGTTCAGTTTACGGTTTCCGTGGCATTCATAATTGGGACCGTGATCGTAATGCAACAGATCAATTATGCAAAAAACAGACCCATTGGGTACGATAAGGAGGGTCTGGTACAGATCCCGACAATGAGTCAAGATTTTACGGGCAAGTTTGAATTGATGCGGGATGAGTTTATCAATTCAGGTGCGGTTGTGGAAATGTCCACATCCAGCGCCCCGACCACGAATATTTGGTCCAACCGGAGCGGATTTGTGTGGGAGGGCAAACCAGAAGGGTTCCAAGAAGATTTGGCATGGACCGAAGTTTCCCCAGAGTATGCCAAAAGCCTCAATTTAAAGATTGTGGAGGGAAGGGATTTTTCACGAGAGTTTCCCTCGGACTCCAATGCAGTGCTGATCAACGAAACAGCAGTGAAATACATGGGGCTCAAGAATCCAATTGGAAAGTTTATTAAGGATGATGATGAGGAAGACCCGTCCCCACCTTTAAAGATCATTGGTGTGGTCCAGGACATGATTGCACAATCACCGTACGAACCGGTTAAACAAGGGATGTATGTTTTTGATAAATACGGCAATGCTTCCTATTACAATATGAGATTGAACCCGAACCAAAGTGCCAGCCAAAACTTGGCCGTGATTGAGAGGGTTTTTAAAGAACATTTCCCGAACATTCCTTTTCAGTACGATTTTGTGGACGAGGAATACGCTGAAAAATTTGCGTCCGAAGAACGAATAGGCACGCTATCCGGTATTTTCACCGCACTTGCCATATTGATAAGCTGTTTGGGGCTTTTTGGACTCACCTCTTTTGTGGCCGAGCAGCGCACCAAGGAAATAGGGGTCCGAAAAGTACTCGGAGCCTCGGTATTCAATGTGTGGAACATGTTGTCCAAGGACTTTTTAAAGTTGGTGATTATCTCGTGTTTTATCGCGGTCCCCATCGCTTATTATGTGATGAACGGGTGGCTTCAAGAATATCCGTACAGAGTGATTTTGAAATGGTGGATTTTTGGTTTGGCCATGCTCGGGGCACTTGCAGTAACGGTGCTCACGGTAAGTTTTCAAGCCATACGGGCAGCAAAATCCAACCCGGTCAAAAGTTTAAGAACGGAATAA
- a CDS encoding ABC transporter permease, whose product MVGIRFGRMYCFGHSACNRQFSVDKGGIGQPDEKPENRIDQSKIINHMFRNHLNIAWRSIKKDKLFTFIKIGGFAVGIAACLLITLFIGNETSYDTHYQRKDNIYRVVFQGMLQGEVMKSTHFQLPFAEALESDFAEITKAGKVNTIEIFGAGKRGFRVNGAQENTFEENFIIADQEALEILEIQLEQGDAATALTNPKSIVISRSKADKYFPNGNAIDQVVFLDNDTSEPYTVTGIMEDIPENMHLNFDFMLPVEDTEGSWTNQNYFTYVLVNPNANIEELEQKMSSIIEKYIIPAQVERGRSASFIDVLRTAEYKLQPVTDIYLKSDLKMQDGLKHGDVKFVWLFAAIAIFVLLLAIINFINLSTAKSANRAKEVGLRKTIGAYRNSLVNQFLTESVMFSIISFVLGVVLAWALLPFFNEIASKSIELPWSHWWFVPTLLAAALFVGLLAGIYPAFYLSAFKPANVLKGTLSVGSKSGRLRSGLVIFQFTTSVILIIGTLIIYRQMDYIVSKELGYDKERVVVLEGTNILGNKTESFKQQLSSLSQVKSATSTNYLPIDGGSRNGNTFMVDGQDDGGRGIPAQIWRVDYDYIETLGIQLEKGRSFSKEFAYDSVNSIVINSKMVRDLGLQDPIGKKLNNNSEVFEVIGVIEDFHFKSLKEDISALSLVIGKDYGAVSVKLQKGNPTDALAAIEQVWNRNVPNQALNYSFLEQEFAQIHEDVQRMGKIFNSFALFAILVACLGLFALSAFMVEQRRKEISIRRVLGAPFQNIYKLLTFDFLKLIIISIAIATPIGWYLMNRWLEGFAYRISMGWEIFLTAGLIALCIAVLTISYQSIGAAFLQPTKGLRNE is encoded by the coding sequence ATGGTGGGTATTCGCTTTGGCCGGATGTATTGCTTTGGGCATAGCGCTTGTAACCGTCAGTTTTCAGTCGATAAGGGCGGCATTGGCCAACCCGACGAAAAGCCTGAGAACAGAATAGATCAATCAAAAATCATCAATCACATGTTCAGGAACCACTTAAATATCGCTTGGAGAAGTATCAAAAAGGACAAGCTCTTTACATTTATTAAGATAGGAGGGTTCGCCGTAGGTATTGCCGCTTGCCTATTGATAACCCTATTTATAGGTAACGAAACCAGTTACGATACCCACTACCAAAGGAAGGACAATATCTATAGAGTGGTATTTCAAGGAATGCTCCAAGGGGAAGTAATGAAAAGTACCCACTTTCAATTGCCTTTTGCCGAAGCACTTGAGTCTGATTTTGCCGAAATAACCAAGGCGGGAAAAGTGAACACTATTGAGATTTTTGGTGCGGGCAAGCGAGGTTTCAGGGTGAACGGCGCTCAGGAGAACACTTTTGAGGAGAACTTTATTATTGCCGACCAAGAGGCATTAGAAATATTGGAGATACAATTGGAACAAGGTGATGCGGCAACGGCCTTGACCAATCCAAAGAGCATCGTAATTTCTAGATCTAAAGCGGACAAATACTTCCCGAACGGAAATGCCATAGACCAAGTAGTTTTTTTGGACAATGACACTTCCGAACCCTACACCGTAACAGGGATAATGGAGGATATTCCAGAAAATATGCACCTGAATTTTGATTTTATGCTTCCAGTGGAAGATACCGAGGGTAGCTGGACCAATCAGAATTATTTCACTTATGTGTTGGTCAACCCTAATGCCAATATTGAGGAACTGGAGCAAAAAATGTCCTCAATTATTGAAAAATATATCATTCCGGCTCAAGTGGAGCGGGGTCGCTCGGCCAGTTTTATAGATGTGCTGCGTACCGCGGAATACAAACTGCAACCGGTAACGGACATTTATCTGAAGTCGGACCTTAAAATGCAGGATGGACTAAAGCATGGCGATGTTAAATTTGTTTGGCTATTTGCGGCCATAGCCATTTTTGTACTGCTTTTGGCCATTATCAACTTTATCAACCTTTCCACAGCAAAATCCGCCAACAGGGCCAAAGAGGTGGGTTTAAGAAAGACCATTGGGGCCTATAGAAACAGTTTGGTCAACCAATTTTTGACCGAATCGGTGATGTTCAGTATTATCTCGTTTGTTTTGGGCGTTGTTTTGGCTTGGGCGCTCTTGCCTTTCTTTAATGAGATTGCCTCCAAGAGCATCGAACTGCCTTGGTCCCATTGGTGGTTTGTGCCCACCTTGCTTGCTGCTGCATTGTTCGTGGGTCTTTTGGCAGGAATTTATCCCGCATTTTACCTTTCGGCATTTAAACCTGCAAATGTTCTCAAGGGGACGCTGAGCGTGGGAAGCAAAAGTGGAAGGCTGCGTAGTGGATTGGTCATCTTTCAGTTTACCACTTCGGTCATCTTGATTATTGGCACATTGATCATTTACCGCCAGATGGATTATATCGTCAGCAAGGAGTTGGGATATGACAAGGAACGGGTCGTGGTACTTGAAGGGACTAATATCCTTGGCAACAAAACCGAATCCTTTAAACAACAATTATCATCCTTATCGCAGGTAAAAAGTGCAACATCGACCAACTATTTGCCTATTGATGGAGGTAGCCGAAACGGAAACACCTTTATGGTCGATGGCCAAGATGATGGGGGAAGAGGCATCCCGGCCCAAATATGGCGGGTGGACTATGATTATATCGAAACCTTGGGCATTCAGCTTGAAAAGGGAAGAAGTTTCTCCAAAGAGTTTGCTTACGATTCCGTCAATTCAATCGTCATCAACAGTAAAATGGTGAGGGATTTGGGATTACAGGACCCAATTGGCAAAAAACTGAACAACAACAGTGAGGTTTTTGAAGTTATAGGGGTAATAGAGGATTTTCATTTTAAATCCTTGAAAGAAGATATTTCCGCATTGTCGTTGGTGATAGGCAAAGATTATGGAGCTGTTTCGGTAAAACTCCAAAAAGGAAACCCTACCGATGCCCTGGCCGCTATTGAACAAGTTTGGAACAGAAATGTTCCGAACCAAGCACTCAACTATTCTTTTCTGGAGCAGGAATTTGCCCAAATACACGAAGATGTGCAGCGCATGGGCAAAATATTCAACAGTTTTGCGCTGTTCGCCATCCTTGTGGCCTGTCTGGGGCTGTTTGCCCTATCTGCCTTTATGGTGGAGCAGCGAAGAAAGGAGATAAGTATTCGCAGGGTGCTCGGCGCGCCTTTCCAAAATATTTACAAACTGCTCACTTTCGATTTTCTGAAACTGATCATCATTTCCATTGCGATTGCCACGCCCATTGGCTGGTATTTAATGAACAGGTGGTTGGAAGGCTTTGCCTACAGAATAAGTATGGGCTGGGAGATTTTTTTAACGGCAGGACTCATCGCTCTTTGCATTGCCGTACTAACCATCAGCTATCAATCAATAGGTGCGGCCTTTTTACAACCGACCAAAGGCCTGCGCAATGAATAA